Proteins encoded by one window of Synechococcus sp. MVIR-18-1:
- a CDS encoding ABC transporter substrate-binding protein, translating into MRENQFIRRILASLFVVLICSAGFGLAQAKTVESVSFLMAAPFADATQDLVQQFNQEHRGDIKLQVIKGPLETEAMSDLAISSLLLGKAPFDGLLMDVTWLAKYAEAGWLEPLESYFNEADVDTLVVGARAGNSYKGHLYRWPMNSDMGLLYYRTDLMQRPPETPDDLVQVSQALQNEKKVDWGYVWQGRQYEGLSCVYLEMIDGFGGDWLQTNVNQIGLNSKPGVEAAAWLQGLIDQGISPRSVTNYGEPEALQSFKVGDAAFMRNWPYAWAELQKSDSAVKGNVGITTMVANPGHSTATIGSWGLTVLKGSTHVDASIEAVRFLTSETAQKQLFLKYGYSPTQQRVFDDPQLLQDKPILAEFVRALKVAKSRPETPLYAQISDVLTRQLSSILTDKKTPEEGMNVAAANTNQILISAGEQS; encoded by the coding sequence ATGAGGGAGAATCAGTTCATACGTAGGATCCTAGCGTCACTTTTTGTTGTCTTGATCTGTAGTGCTGGTTTTGGACTTGCACAGGCAAAAACGGTTGAATCAGTTTCCTTTTTGATGGCAGCTCCATTTGCTGACGCTACTCAAGATTTAGTCCAGCAATTTAATCAAGAGCACCGTGGTGATATCAAACTTCAGGTTATTAAGGGTCCATTAGAAACAGAAGCCATGTCTGATTTGGCGATTAGTAGTTTGCTTCTGGGCAAAGCCCCATTTGATGGACTACTAATGGACGTCACATGGCTGGCAAAGTATGCTGAAGCTGGCTGGCTTGAACCTTTAGAAAGTTATTTTAACGAAGCAGATGTAGATACCTTGGTGGTCGGAGCACGTGCGGGTAACTCGTACAAAGGACACCTTTATCGTTGGCCTATGAACTCAGATATGGGCTTACTTTATTACCGAACTGATCTGATGCAACGACCTCCAGAAACTCCAGATGACTTAGTTCAAGTGAGTCAAGCTCTACAAAATGAGAAAAAGGTAGATTGGGGTTATGTCTGGCAAGGACGACAATATGAGGGACTCAGTTGTGTCTATTTAGAGATGATTGATGGTTTTGGAGGGGATTGGTTGCAGACCAATGTCAACCAAATTGGCTTAAATTCAAAACCTGGTGTAGAAGCAGCGGCGTGGCTACAGGGACTGATTGATCAAGGTATCAGTCCAAGATCAGTCACCAATTATGGAGAACCTGAGGCTCTACAGAGCTTCAAGGTAGGAGACGCCGCTTTCATGCGTAACTGGCCCTACGCCTGGGCCGAGCTGCAAAAATCAGATAGTGCCGTGAAGGGGAATGTTGGAATCACCACCATGGTTGCTAATCCCGGGCACTCCACCGCAACGATTGGAAGCTGGGGGCTCACGGTTTTAAAAGGTTCTACCCATGTGGATGCTTCCATCGAAGCTGTTCGCTTTCTTACCAGTGAGACTGCACAAAAACAGTTGTTTCTCAAATATGGTTATTCTCCAACACAACAACGTGTTTTTGATGATCCTCAATTACTACAAGATAAACCTATCCTTGCTGAATTCGTTCGAGCCCTAAAAGTTGCTAAATCAAGACCCGAAACGCCTTTATATGCTCAAATTAGTGACGTATTAACTCGCCAACTGAGTAGCATCCTTACCGATAAAAAAACACCAGAAGAGGGGATGAATGTAGCTGCTGCCAACACCAATCAAATCTTGATCTCAGCAGGTGAGCAATCATGA
- a CDS encoding carbohydrate ABC transporter permease, whose amino-acid sequence MIVFLLLPALLLLFIVFVGPLFRYAWLSFHANSVMTGLIAIPNGGANWLRLMQDQRYWQDLGQTLRFAGVSVGLELILALSIALLLDQRWRGRDVVRTLTLIPWALPTTVMALGWRWIFNTPYGPVDHFTKLAGIGSLNILGDPNFAWMATVWADVWKTTPFAALILLAGLQTIPADLYEAVRLEGGNSLICLRRITLPLLRPYILLALLFRIAQAFGVFDLIQVLTGGGPASSTESIALYAYWNALRFLDFGYSSTIIMASFMLISLICVFAWMFLQILIPTHSKSRGVIES is encoded by the coding sequence ATGATTGTTTTTCTTTTACTTCCAGCCTTGCTGCTGCTTTTTATTGTTTTTGTGGGTCCCTTATTTCGGTACGCATGGCTAAGTTTCCATGCAAACTCCGTGATGACTGGCTTAATTGCGATTCCGAATGGAGGTGCCAATTGGCTGCGCTTAATGCAAGATCAGCGATATTGGCAGGATCTTGGGCAAACACTGCGTTTTGCAGGAGTATCTGTTGGTCTTGAACTGATTCTAGCGCTTAGCATCGCTCTCCTCTTGGATCAGCGCTGGCGAGGCCGAGATGTGGTTCGAACATTGACGCTCATCCCTTGGGCTTTACCGACCACAGTGATGGCGCTTGGTTGGCGTTGGATCTTCAATACACCTTATGGACCTGTTGATCATTTCACCAAGTTGGCTGGGATTGGTTCACTAAATATTCTCGGCGACCCTAATTTTGCATGGATGGCTACCGTATGGGCAGATGTTTGGAAGACAACGCCATTTGCAGCCTTAATTTTGTTAGCTGGGTTGCAGACGATTCCAGCTGACCTTTATGAAGCAGTACGGCTGGAGGGTGGAAATTCTTTGATCTGCTTAAGAAGAATCACATTGCCCTTACTCCGCCCTTATATTCTTCTCGCTTTACTTTTTAGAATTGCTCAAGCTTTTGGAGTTTTTGATTTAATTCAAGTCCTTACAGGAGGTGGACCTGCAAGTAGTACTGAAAGTATTGCTTTGTACGCATATTGGAATGCGCTCAGGTTTTTAGATTTTGGATACAGCTCTACCATTATTATGGCAAGCTTTATGCTTATAAGCTTGATTTGTGTGTTTGCCTGGATGTTCCTGCAAATTCTTATTCCTACTCATTCAAAGTCTCGAGGAGTCATTGAGTCATGA